One segment of Ziziphus jujuba cultivar Dongzao chromosome 12, ASM3175591v1 DNA contains the following:
- the LOC107434337 gene encoding pentatricopeptide repeat-containing protein At2g02980, chloroplastic — MAAPPLQISPFSHPKTKTNTNTPLSLIPKCRSLSELKQIQAFTVKTHLQYDISVLTKLINFCILNFNSASMDYAHQLFDQIPQPDIIVFNTLARGYARSDTPLRAISLFAQILCSGLLPDDYTFPSLLKACASAKAMEEGKQLHCLAIKHGLSLNVYVCPTLINLYSECNNVHSARRIFDKIQEPCIVMYNAIITGYARSSQPNEALALFRELQTSDVKPTDVTMLSALSSCALLGALDLGRWIHEYVKKNGFDKYVKVNTALVDMYSKCGSLDDAVCVFENMPVRDTQAWSAMIVGYATHGHGSRAISLFEEMKRARVKPDEITFLGLLYACSHAGFVEEGFRYFSGMIDRYKIVPGIKHYGCMVDLLGRSGRLRDAYKFIDELPVKATPILWRILLSACNSHGNVELGKQVMERILELDDSHGGDYVILSNLCARAGRWKDVDFLRKLMKDKGVVKIPGCSSIEVNNVVHEFFSGDGASSVSPALHQALDKLAEKLKLAGYVPDISVVSHADMEDDDKELTLRYHSEKLAIAFGLLKTPAGRTIRVVKNLRVCGDCHSATKFISLISGRQIILRDVQRFHHFKEGKCSCGDYW; from the coding sequence ATGGCAGCCCCACCTCTTCAAATAAGCCCCTTTTCTCaccccaaaaccaaaaccaatacaAACACTCCCCTCTCTCTCATACCCAAGTGCAGATCTCTCTCGGAGCTCAAGCAAATCCAAGCCTTCACCGTCAAAACTCATCTCCAATATGACATCTCTGTCCTCACAAAGCTCATCAACTTCTGCATACTCAATTTTAACTCCGCCTCCATGGACTATGCCCACCAACTGTTCGACCAAATTCCTCAACCCGACATTATCGTCTTCAACACTTTGGCCCGAGGCTACGCGCGCTCTGATACCCCACTTAGAGCGATTTCGCTCTTCGCTCAAATTCTATGTTCTGGACTTCTCCCGGATGACTACACATTTCCATCCCTCCTCAAGGCTTGCGCTAGTGCCAAAGCCATGGAAGAAGGTAAACAATTGCATTGCCTTGCCATCAAACACGGCCTTAGCCTGAATGTTTATGTATGTCCAACCCTCATCAACTTATATAGTGAATGCAATAATGTCCATTCGGCGCGTCGAATTTTTGATAAGATTCAGGAACCTTGTATTGTCATGTATAATGCCATCATTACTGGGTACGCTCGAAGCAGCCAACCAAATGAGGCATTGGCTTTATTTCGAGAATTGCAGACGAGTGATGTTAAGCCCACTGATGTTACTATGCTTAGCGCTCTTTCGTCGTGTGCTTTGCTAGGAGCATTAGACTTGGGTAGATGGATACATGAATATGTTAAGAAGAATGggtttgataaatatgtgaagGTGAACACAGCGCTTGTGGATATGTATTCCAAGTGTGGAAGTCTGGACGATGCAGTTTGTGTGTTTGAGAATATGCCTGTGAGAGATACCCAGGCCTGGTCGGCTATGATTGTGGGATATGCTACTCATGGGCATGGTTCAAGGGCCATTTCTTTGTTTGAAGAAATGAAGAGGGCAAGAGTTAAACCTGATGAGATTACATTTCTGGGTCTGTTATATGCTTGCAGTCATGCTGGATTTGTGGAGGAAGGTTTTAGATATTTCTCTGGCATGATTGACAGATATAAAATTGTTCCTGGGATCAAGCATTATGGATGTATGGTGGATTTGCTAGGCCGGTCTGGACGCTTAAGGGATGCCTACAAGTTCATAGATGAGTTGCCAGTTAAGGCAACACCAATACTCTGGCGAATCTTGTTATCGGCTTGTAACAGCCATGGAAATGTAGAACTGGGAAAACAGGTGATGGAACGGATATTGGAATTAGATGACTCTCATGGTGGGGACTATGTGATCTTATCAAACTTATGTGCTAGAGCTGGGAGATGGAAAGATGTGGATTTCTTAAGGAAATTGATGAAAGATAAAGGAGTGGTAAAGATTCCTGGATGTAGCTCCATAGAAGTGAACAATGTAGTTCATGAGTTCTTTTCAGGGGATGGGGCATCTTCTGTTTCACCAGCGTTGCATCAGGCATTGGATAAGTTGGCTGAGAAGTTAAAACTTGCTGGGTATGTACCTGACATTTCTGTAGTTTCTCATGCTGatatggaagatgatgacaaaGAACTTACTCTTAGATATCATAGTGAGAAATTGGCCATTGCTTTTGGGCTCCTGAAAACTCCCGCTGGAAGAACAATCCGGGTAGTGAAGAATCTTCGGGTATGTGGAGACTGCCATTCTGCTACTAAATTTATATCATTGATCTCTGGCAGACAGATAATTCTTAGAGATGTTCAACGATTCCATCATTTTAAAGAGGGAAAGTGCTCTTGTGGGGATTATTGGTAA
- the LOC107434336 gene encoding amino acid transporter AVT1I isoform X2 — MVAMLCLYTGLLLQRCMDTSPLIKTYPDIGHAAFGHKGRTLISAFMYVELFLVAVEFLILEGDNMDKLFPNTSFKILGLQLKGKQCFVLLTALIILPTTWLRSLGLLAYVSAGGVLASVIVVGCVLWVGVIDDVGFHEGGMLVNFGGLPTAISLFVFCYCGHAVFPTLCNSMKDRSQFPKVLLVCFITTTINYASMAIIGYLMYGEYLKSQVTLNLPLRKISTKIAVCTTLINPLTKYAVIITPIASAIEDNFVFRNSQLISILIRTLLVISTVFVALVVPFFGYIMAFIGAFLSVTVSLLLPCLCYLKINKAARNFGFQLIIILGILVAGSFVGVVGTYTSLKQLITHL; from the exons ATGGTGGCTATGCTGTGTTTGTACACAGGGTTACTTCTTCAACGATGTATGGACACGAGCCCCCTTATAAAAACTTATCCGGACATAGGACATGCAGCTTTTGGGCACAAAGGAAGAACCCTGATATCTGCGTTCATGTACGTGGAGCTGTTTTTAGTAGCGGTTGAGTTTCTGATACTTGAAGGCGATAATATGGACAAGTTATTTCCAAACACTAGTTTTAAAATCTTAGGCCTACAACTTAAAGGTAAACAATGTTTTGTTCTACTCACTGCCCTTATAATATTGCCAACTACATGGCTAAGGAGCTTGGGGTTGCTGGCATATGTGTCGGCTGGAGGGGTTCTGGCTTCGGTCATTGTGGTGGGTTGTGTTTTATGGGTTGGTGTAATTGATGATGTCGGATTTCATGAAGGAGgtatgcttgtaaattttggaggACTTCCCACAGCTATAAGCTTGTTTGTCTTCTGTTACTGTGGTCACGCAGTTTTTCCCACATTATGCAATTCCATGAAAGATAGAAGCCAATTTccaaag GTATTACTTGTTTGCTTTATTACAACCACTATCAACTATGCATCAATGGCCATAATAGGCTACTTGATGTACGGAGAATATTTGAAATCTCAAGTGACATTGAACCTTCCTTTAAGGAAAATTAGTACAAAAATAGCAGTTTGTACCACATTAATAAATCCTCTCACAAAATATGCAGTTATAATTACTCCTATTGCCTCTGCTATTGAAGATAACTTCGTTTTTCGCAACAGCCAATTAATTAGTATCCTCATTAGAACATTACTTGTGATAAGCACAGTATTTGTGGCTTTAGTGGTTCCATTTTTCGGGTATATAATGGCCTTTATAGGTGCGTTTTTGAGTGTGACAGTGTCATTGTTGTTACCTTGCCTGTGCTACCTTAAGATTAACAAAGCTGCTAGGAATTTTGGGTTTCAGTTGATAATAATTCTGGGGATTTTGGTCGCTGGGTCTTTTGTCGGTGTAGTAGGTACTTATACTTCGTTGAAACAACTTATAACCCATCTCTAA
- the LOC107434336 gene encoding amino acid transporter AVT1I isoform X1, which produces MEIQNQISQPQQPSKGTTIVRTCFNGINTLSGVGILSIPYALSKGGWLSLILLFMVAMLCLYTGLLLQRCMDTSPLIKTYPDIGHAAFGHKGRTLISAFMYVELFLVAVEFLILEGDNMDKLFPNTSFKILGLQLKGKQCFVLLTALIILPTTWLRSLGLLAYVSAGGVLASVIVVGCVLWVGVIDDVGFHEGGMLVNFGGLPTAISLFVFCYCGHAVFPTLCNSMKDRSQFPKVLLVCFITTTINYASMAIIGYLMYGEYLKSQVTLNLPLRKISTKIAVCTTLINPLTKYAVIITPIASAIEDNFVFRNSQLISILIRTLLVISTVFVALVVPFFGYIMAFIGAFLSVTVSLLLPCLCYLKINKAARNFGFQLIIILGILVAGSFVGVVGTYTSLKQLITHL; this is translated from the exons atggagatcCAAAATCAAATATCACAGCCACAGCAACCAAGCAAAGGCACTACCATAGTCAGAACTTGTTTCAATGGGATCAATACATTATCAG GTGTGGGAATACTGTCAATTCCATATGCACTTTCAAAAGGAGGGTGGCTGAGCTTAATACTTCTTTTCATGGTGGCTATGCTGTGTTTGTACACAGGGTTACTTCTTCAACGATGTATGGACACGAGCCCCCTTATAAAAACTTATCCGGACATAGGACATGCAGCTTTTGGGCACAAAGGAAGAACCCTGATATCTGCGTTCATGTACGTGGAGCTGTTTTTAGTAGCGGTTGAGTTTCTGATACTTGAAGGCGATAATATGGACAAGTTATTTCCAAACACTAGTTTTAAAATCTTAGGCCTACAACTTAAAGGTAAACAATGTTTTGTTCTACTCACTGCCCTTATAATATTGCCAACTACATGGCTAAGGAGCTTGGGGTTGCTGGCATATGTGTCGGCTGGAGGGGTTCTGGCTTCGGTCATTGTGGTGGGTTGTGTTTTATGGGTTGGTGTAATTGATGATGTCGGATTTCATGAAGGAGgtatgcttgtaaattttggaggACTTCCCACAGCTATAAGCTTGTTTGTCTTCTGTTACTGTGGTCACGCAGTTTTTCCCACATTATGCAATTCCATGAAAGATAGAAGCCAATTTccaaag GTATTACTTGTTTGCTTTATTACAACCACTATCAACTATGCATCAATGGCCATAATAGGCTACTTGATGTACGGAGAATATTTGAAATCTCAAGTGACATTGAACCTTCCTTTAAGGAAAATTAGTACAAAAATAGCAGTTTGTACCACATTAATAAATCCTCTCACAAAATATGCAGTTATAATTACTCCTATTGCCTCTGCTATTGAAGATAACTTCGTTTTTCGCAACAGCCAATTAATTAGTATCCTCATTAGAACATTACTTGTGATAAGCACAGTATTTGTGGCTTTAGTGGTTCCATTTTTCGGGTATATAATGGCCTTTATAGGTGCGTTTTTGAGTGTGACAGTGTCATTGTTGTTACCTTGCCTGTGCTACCTTAAGATTAACAAAGCTGCTAGGAATTTTGGGTTTCAGTTGATAATAATTCTGGGGATTTTGGTCGCTGGGTCTTTTGTCGGTGTAGTAGGTACTTATACTTCGTTGAAACAACTTATAACCCATCTCTAA